Within the Trichoderma breve strain T069 chromosome 3, whole genome shotgun sequence genome, the region GGATATGCGCAGTTGcaaatgcttcttttcttgctcttgttgctgtttttgttgcttttttacttcttgatctcctcaGAATAGAGCCGAGGCAGATAGCACACAGGTGGTAGGTAGCTGTGTGTCGCGCGCTAATCTTTTCCTCCGATGAGGTGTGGTATAGACGTATAAGTATCAGCAGGGTCGAGATCAGGCCAATCTCAGATGGCGCCGACTTTGTATGCAcgaattgctgctgccggtgctaTCAAACGAGAGACGAGGCGACGAAGAGACGACGCTTGCTGGACAACAATGTCAGGCGAGGATGCTTGTTGCGCTTGAGCAAGGTATAGTACCtagggagagggagaagtaTGTAAGGTAGTAGAGATGTAAGTGTATAGTAGGTGAGGGGAGGTAAAGGGAAAAGGGTAAAAGGTAAAGGCGAGATAAGAGGGAGGGCAGCACTGCCGAGTAATAAGTGACGAAGAGATCGGAGAAggtgggagaaaagaagggcgCAAGAGGGATGTGATGGAGTTTTTGTCAAAGCCGGAGGCGCAACGGGAACATCCATCCCATCGATCGAGGATCGAGTGACAAAGTCCACTTCCCACTTTGCTCCGTAATCTCTGCGCTGGACTTGGATGGGGGATGTACATGTAGAAaggtacagtacagtacagtactgTACGTACCTTGCGTGGCCCAGGGACTaaggtacatacatgtacagtcCTGCTCGCAGCCCAAGAGCCATAAAAATGGTCACTTCTGTCATAGCAGGAgtattagaaaaaaaaaaaaacctaccaagccaagccaagccaaaacCTTCCCGGCGCGAGCTTTGCCCTGCAAGCTGCATGGGGAGCAGCTTcgggcgctggagctgcggCGACAGGGGGTCCCCTAGAGGCTCTAGCGGGCTGTAGTAGGGCAAGTAGGgccacagcagccacagcttgTTAGCCGGGCAGGGAACCAGGGTCCGGCAGGGGGGAAGCGGGGCCCAGGCTGGAGGGGTGTGTGGAGTCGcttggaggggagaagaggggaggATGCAGTCACCCTGGCGTACCGGCTTGTATCTTTTGGAGCAGTCGCCGGTACCGTGGGCACGCCTCGTGTGGCTTGAACGCGCACGCTTACTCGAGGCCTTGTACCCTCAACTCCAGGCTGCAAGTACCGCAGGTACCGCAAGCATGTACCGACTTGAGGGTCCGTCGCTCTCACTCTGCGCAAAGCATGCAGCTTACTACAGGAAGGAAGGGTTCAAGTACCTCTCTTGCACTGCGAACCCGAGGGCTCAATACGGGCGTTTTCTATCATCTTTTCTCatttctcccttcttttctcacatctccatctccgttgCTTGGCCCGACCACACGTGCATGCGCCACCGTCCGCCTCTGTCTCGCTTGGCTGTCGAGGTGCAGCCGGTGAAGATCCTGCCTCTTTAGCGCCTTGGGGTTACGCTGAGCACAAGCGCGGAACGTGTGTGTCTGCGACTCAAAGCAGGCAGCGGATGTGCCAAAGTACTGCTCCACGCTGCACGGCGATGGGGTTTGGTGAACTGTTTCTCTTTCGTCTCTCGCTTCTTGTCGATTTTGTTTAatctatttttttttttttttttttttaaattatctccctcttcttttctctttccttaTCCTCAGCCGGACTTTTCTCTATTTCCGCACCGCACCTCGCTTTTGCTGAGCGCAAGATAAGACAAGCATCTAACTGCGCGCGCTTCAGCCACGATACTTTTACGCCGTCACATCACTCGGGGCCTCTAGCACCCTCAACATTGAATCCAGTCAATACTAAACCAAGGTATCACGGTGGGCCGCTCTGTCCCAATTGGGGGccctcttttccccttcttcacccttcttctcttctcttctggcGTTCGACCAAGGGCTGTGAGTGGAGGGCTGGTCAAGGCACGAAACACACGTTCTTGGCTTTTGCACTTGTACTACAGGCATGTCCGGAGTTGGGAGGACCCTCAGCAGCGAAATCTCGATTGCAGGCACTTTACGACACCATGGTGGATCACAGGGCCCTTGTGTTCATACTAGGTACAAGGAACGCAGCGTTTCGCGGTGAATGGTTGACGTCACGGTAAGCCGAGGGTCACGTCAACCTCGACTTTCCACTCTCCGACCCTGGGCCCCATCAAGCGTATTGGGTGTCCCATCAAACCAAGAAACAGCGCCGCTCCATCTTCGGTGCAATTCTCCTTttggaagaacaagagagacaCGAGAGGTTTATTTTGCagtgggaagaggaaaagaaaaaagggggggttcCATTTATGGAGCCTTGAATTCATATCGACATGTTTGACAGCAAGTTGTCGAGTACTCGTGCTGTACTGTGTGGTACAAGGTCAGCGAGCTGCCGATAAGACTCGACGCATTAACACAGATTACAGATTgcaggtactccgtacatatGGACTAGTGAGCGCACCACTATCAGCAGGTAAGCATCGGGTTGGATGCAAAAAGCAAGTTTAAAGATGGGGCAAAGTACCCCAGACCTGGGTGGCCGCGCTTACAAAGTACGAGTAGACGCCAATGCTAAGCTTCAGCTCTTGTCTCCCCAGCGAGTGTGCTAGCAGCCAGCCTTGCTCCAACTTTTGCATAGCGCCATGGGAAAGAAAGTTTTCCTGCATCAAACATCAAATCACAGCCATGCCGGcggaaaaaagagagacagcACTTTTGCAATCAGGCAGCTGCGCCGCGGATCTTCATATCACGGCCAGGTCATGCATAATTCGCAAACCCGGTGATTCTGGCAGAAATGCGCATCTCGAAAAAGGGCCTCAACTCGGCCACTTTGACCTCATGGTGTCGTCATCGTGACTGTGGAAAAAGCCCTAAAGGATCCCACAGGGGACTGGAGCAACTGGAACTGGAGCAACTAGCCCTCGGCGCCACACCCACAGCTCGGATCCCTTTCGACTTGCTCAAGCATGGGTGCAATGACAGCCGGCTGAGGtcaaatggaaaaaaagacgggTCCTGGGAGGAGCCCAAGGGACAAGGGTCTTGAGGGGTCCCCAAGGGCCCTTAACTTGCAGAGCTTACAAGTACAAGCAAGTATTCCAAACCCGGTTGATGTGCCGAAGCTGGGCTAACACGACTCAGTCGCTACATGCCAGTACTGGAACGCGGGACCACAGACCAGCGCAAGGGCAGGGAAAAGCGCTAGCGCCTTATCCAGGGTCGTTCGCATGCAACGGAGACAGCACGGTGATGGCCAATTATCGGAGAGATCGAGCAACTGTCGAGCGCTGGCTGCATGGCTGCGGATCTCCTGGGACGTCCGGAGACGGTTCCTAGCACTGAAGGTGAAGGTTGCTTGTGGGCACGGCCGCAGCACCACCCCGCCATGCCTGTGCAAGGacggtacgagtacctacaTACAGCAGCATCTCTCCTGGTCGGTCCTCAGCAGTGTTCCAACTTCAAGGGTATGCTGCCTGTGCCGCCTCTAAGAGGATTTGGTACTCCGCTGTGCCCGgtgttgcttcttcttttgtccGCGGACAACATCTGGAGTGCAACCACATGCACGGGCACGAGTAAGCTAGAGCGCCCTAGCCACAACTCTCTTGTTGCGGCGCAAACCAATCACACGGCGACACAGAATCCAGAAAACACCGCGCGGGCAGGTacttgacgatgacggcCACGGTACATGGCGAACTGCGTCGACAACCCACGGCACAACATGGGCAGTACTTTCACATACTTGTACTTGGCCCCCCCTTCCACTCTTCCACTGGCCTTCGCAACGCATCCGTGCGCTAATGCCCTAGATCCGTCGAGAGGGGCAAAGATGCAATTCTTGCAACGAGCATGCAGTTTTCGTGGGTGCCGGATTTGCCCCTCTCCCTCCGTCCAGCGTTCGTGGTCGCTTCTGCTGCGCCCTAGAGTTGCAGTGCATGAGTGCATCTCTCGCTGTCTGCACTGTTCGTTGACCTGCCCACATGGGAAAATCAGAATTTGGGCTGACGCGGGCGATCCAAGGGGTCTTGCCTACGCATGCTCGTACGAATGAACGTATGAGCGAGCTGTCGATACGCCCAACATGTCTGTTCATTCAATTTATTTTTAGGGACAATCAGGGTCCTGCCGCTGTGCTCTGCCCAACAACCCAAGCATCTGTACAAATGCACCCAAGGGCTGACAGGTTTGAGAAttagtacggagtacacgGAGTACTGGACTCCTTTGACTCCGTAGGGCCAAGCAGTCAAGTTGTTAGTGACGCCTCATTTACTGATGCGGAAGGACGTCTCCGGGTCCAGCAGCGTAAGGTTTATGTCCAGTGGCTTGCACCGGAGGCTCGCACCGGGCTTTGCACCAAGCAAGCGTTAACCACTGTTCCGGAGCCAGGATAGGCCACGGAGGGTTGTCCGAGACAAGGTTGAGATTATATCACgagaaggcgagagagaCGGCAATGAGAGAATGGTGACCGAAGCAATCTGCAACCAGCCGGCATAGAATAGCCGTTTTACCAAGGGACAGAGGCCAGTGGCGCGGATGCCACGTACAGGAGGCAACAAATTAGCGTCATGTTGTTTACTATTgacagtacggagtacagctGCCAGGCAAAAGCTAAAGCGCGACACCTGGATAGCACGATTGGGgtctgtttcttcttgttgttttggAGCTCGTTCTTTGCTTTGTGGTTCTTACAAAGCCGGCTTTTGGGCAAGTGTGGCTGATGAGGGGGTGGAGTTTGGAGCGGCGATACTTTTGGCATCCATCccagggcagggcaggggAGCCAGAAGCCAGAGAACAAGTCCCGAGTTTCCGCAGTTGGAGAAagcaacacacacacagctcCAGTACCTAACCTAGTGCCTGGCTTGGGGAGGCTTACAAGAAATTGAACGCACACAAGATGCTGACAATTCTTGTTTTCGAGCAACAACAAAGTATCGCGCCGTCATTGCGCGTAAAGCGGATAtcaagaaaaggagaggcGAGAGGCTACAATAAACACGGCCAATATAGCCTAAGCACAAGGAGACATCCAACAAGAAACAAGTAATACAATGACGAGTAAAAGGGAGCCCGGCGaaaggtacgagtacgtgtaaaagagagggggaagatAAGAGAGCCAAAGGCGATCATTGCCAGCCCGGGGCTAGCTTGTGGCTGCATCGCCAAACGAGTGCCTCTACCGTAGACTCTACTGTAGTTACAGGgactacgagtacacgtaCCAGAGCATGTAAGTACAGTACGGTACAGCAATGTCCAGCGCATCACGGTTGAGCTTATGTACCACAGCATCAGGGCATCAAGCACAGCTTTCGGCTCGGTTAGACGCTGTTTTACCTTTTGTCCACCTCAGCAAATTCTGCATGGCCAAGCACAAATGCAGGTCCAGAACCAAGCAGTTCGCTGCGTATTCGCCCTTTCTAGAATGGCTCGAAACTCGGAGCAGCGATTTGTCTGCGCTCGGCACCTTGTGGTTAGTTGGCTACTGCACAGTAGGCCCTGAGCTGGGCCCTCTCGGATGCGCCTCCAAACTCTCGTGCCCTCCCTCACCAGCCCCCGAGCTCGTGtgaagagggaagaggcATCCCAACGAACAAACGGTAGCGAATGGCCGTCGTCTGTTTATCCCCTTTCAATCCCCGGGCCGGGTTAGCCTTTTCGTGCATTAGGGCCTTTGCGTTGCTGACGGGGCCGCCTCTGCCATTTCTTACGAGTACTACAAGCTTTAGCTTTTGGATAAACAAATCACGGCGCTCTACTGATGCATTCCCCGCGCGTCAACAGCGGTTTAGCTCCGCCCGCAGAGTTCAGGCTTGTCAGGCACATGGATAGCaggcaaaaagagaatttgacgagagaagaaaaagtctCGGAGGCCACGGgggcagcagccacagctaCAAGGGGATGCCAGCGAGGGAacagacgaagaaaaagaaaaagaaataacaCAAGTGAACCCCTTTGCTGATGACGTCTTGACTAACCAGCAGGCTCTGTCGATCGCTGAAGTCCCCCGTTTGCTCTCCACGCACATGGCACCGAGGATCTCGACTTTTGCGGAGGGATCGTTGAATCCGGGCGGCCATGCGAGAAGAAAGCCGCTCGACCGTCTCCCCAGACCCAAGCCCTGGGACTCCGCCTGACCCCACATGGCCATGAGGAAAAAGCTTGACCAGGCTGGGATGCTGGGATGCTGGGATGCGATGgtactgtacatacagtacggagtacgagaACAGCACCAGACATGACTTGTACGAGGGCCGGGCTAGCTAGCGAATGCCACAGGTACGATACAAGACAAGGACCAGCTGGACGGGGGCAAGACACAACGGAGCCGCTTGTTGGCCGCATGCGACTGTGTCAGCCCTCAAAAGCTTcgagacgagatgagataCCCGACGCAAACGTTGTTGATACGAAAGTGAAGCTTTTCGCTTCGCAGTAGCCGCAGTAGCAGCAGATACGATGCGCCATGCGCAAGCTGCAGTGCCAGTTTTGCGACCCCAACAGACTGGCGCGTCGACCATTGGACATGATGTACGAGCATACGGAGTGACGACCAAGCTGCAAGTCCACCTCCTGTCAACTCGACGTCAACCCTGTCTGTGATCGACAGCACCATCTTTCGCTGGCCGGATAAGACAAGTGATTTTCTCCCCTACACCCCCTTTCCCCAATGGACATTTTCAAGAAATCGATCGATGGCTGCtgcgtttttttctctttcccacGGTAtcctgttttttttttttaagggaccaaaaaaaaaaaaaaaaaaaagtcgctCAAGACTATAATCGTCGCTGTGATTGGGACTTTGCCGAGCCCTTTTGCCACTGGCGTGATATCAAGTTTAAAATTTGGACGTGTTTGCATTGCATGCCCATGTCTTTAAAGATCCAAGGATGTCAGGACCTTGGAAGAGCAACAAAGTAGCTtcggagtactccgtattccgtaCTACTCCAAAACGTAGCTGCTGCATGCAATATTGTGGACAAGGCGTGTACCTtttgatttgctttgcttgatggtccctcttctcccaagCGGCGTGCGACTATGAAGACTCTTTGTTGATCATTGCTCCTTTCGTACTTCACGCAGCCACAGGTGGCAGCTTTTACGAAGCTCGATAGGTGGCTTGTCCAAGGGGGGCACAACAATGATTCTGCGCTGGGACCGTGCATTCCCTGGTCTTGCGCTCAAATCCTTTTCATGATGAGGAATCGTGAATCGGGAGGAGATCGAGATGCTCCGTTCTTATGGCATTCCACTTTTGGGCATCACTGCTGGACTATGTCCCAATGGGTTTCTTCTGCGAATTTGATGAAAGAGCTTTTTAACTAGCCAGCAGGGAGATTTATCTCTCCTAGGCTCATTGATACTGTGCATGAAGCAGCCtccttttcatttcttttgacttttttgcAGTCtgattcttgtttttctgcCCCTTACTATTTCCCCTTGTTCCCGGCTGTTATTTCAGCTAGAGCTCAAATGTGGCTTGTGTAAAACAATACACTGCACggccaacaacaccaactcTCCGTTAGTCACGATGTTTGGGCCCCCTGGCAGTTGACGTGCATCTTCCCGGCGCCGCCAGTGCGGTAGCTGGTATTGCCCTATTCCGATAAAAGACACTCAACGGGGCCAGATCACAAAGTCTCACTACAGAGTCCCGTCCCGCGCATCATGTTACTTGGCACTCAATACTTCACTTGTACCTGTTCCTACAAGGtaagagaaaaggggagCAGCTGTACCCATGAAAAATTCGACTCGTTGCCCACGGGGCATTGATCTCCGGCCCTGTCTTTGCTCATCGAGATCTGTGATTTTCAAGTAGCCCCTTGTGactgggaagaaagaaaaagtacGACCAGTCACacaccacacacacacccctCTTACGGAGGATTTTCCATTTCGTATCCGCATAGAGCACATCTTGCTGGATTTTCCCTGCTGTATGTACATACGAAGCACCTTTGGcaccctttttttctttttcgataTTGTTGCCTCCATTCCAACCTGCGCGCAATTGCGTTGTACATACGTACATATGGCCACGCAACATgcaggacaaggacaaaaaTTCCAGCACATGGGGGGCTGGACGAGGAATGATACAACAAACCTGGTTCAGCTCGCAACGTcgtattttcttttttatctttctttctttcctgGTACATGGGGCTACATCTTGCTTCCATGATGGAGCAGCCACAGACAGTTTCTACAACCCTGTGACTGTCTACGACATCCATCCAGTTTTCATCGTTTTTCTGAATCTCGGTATCACATTACGATGTGACAGGCAGCCCTTTTCACTTTTTAACTTTTCTGTGACTGAACAACACCTGTCATCTGTCACCTGTGATACATACATGCCTGTACGAACATGTAAATCCTGTCCATCTTTCGCAAATCACCAAAAACCCAAATGTAACCTAACATGCCCATCACAGCGCACATCATTGTCAGATCACACACGCCCCCCTTATCCGCATCAATAATCGCATCCCGTCCGTTTGTCACATTtcataaaaaaaataagacGAAAAAGAACGGGATCCTCGTCCCTGGCAGCTTATACCTGCTCAAGCCGTTTAGCCTAACTTTCGTATGTAATCGTAAAAGTGTAGCTCTTCCCTAAAAGCAGTTCGAGCATTAATCAGGCATCGAATAGGGAAGGGCGTGTCAGCCACATGGGAATCTGATTTCGATTGCAATCATGCATGTACATCTTTTTTGATCATCGTTTTGGCACGACATTGATCGCCGCCTAGGTGAGGAGAAAGATTGGCGTGAGAAGAATGTTCTAATCTTCTACGGCTTGGACTTTATAGGCAAGGAGGAGCAAAGACGCGTCTTTGGTGTACTTGAATAATCTCAATCTGCATTTGCCCTTCCGTTTAGAGGATGGTATTTGGTAGTATTTCTATATACACACACATTCTTTGAGCGAGCCTTGGTAGTTTAAACGCCTAGATAAAACAGCACCACCTTCCAATACCGTGGTGAACAACCATCAATACGCAACATAATCAACGTatagagggaaaaaaaaaaaaagttcaaagCATCTGAATCCCCCTTTTCCTACCGGGTAGGTCCTCATTTTCGGTTCGGCACCGGAGGCGGGCCCATCTTTGAAGCTCCGGTATCGACCCGCTTCGACGCCGGCAGGTCCGGGACTTTGAAGCCACCTCCGCCGCCGTTGCCGACCTGCGTGAAGCTGCCGCCCTTGAACCACTTGTCTTCCTCTGCTTTGCGCTTTCGGCTGAGCTCGGCGCGCACCTTGGGGTCGACCAGCTCTAGGCCCTGGACGGGAGTGAAAGCCAATGATGATTGAGTACCGGTCGCAGAGCCGACGGTGCTTCCCACGCCCGATGTCCGGAGCCCCTTGCCGCGGAGGTCCATGCCGGGAGCCATACCAAAGCCTCCAATGGATGATGCTGTGCCTCCGCCCAGTGTGCTGGCGCCGCCCCAGCCCTTGTTCTTGACGCCGAGTTTGGCCCGCGTGCGTTGATCGACCTGCATGCCGCGAATACGTCCGTCGTTGGACTGGCCAatcatgcccatgcccaCCGTGCCTTCGCCCGTGCCGTAGCccacctccttctcctccttgccaAATGCCATGCGGTTCTGGGCCTTGCGCAGCTCCGTCATGGCGAGcgcctccttggccttcctGGCCCGACGACCACCTCGCTTTCGGGCGGGTTTATCGTCCGGCACGGGTAGCGCTCGCTGTCCCTTGTTAGGCGGGGGCTCGGTAAGCTTCTCCAGCCTTTCTAGACAGGCAGATTTCAGTTGCTCTCCTGTTGAGCCGTCGGCGCTGGAGTGGATGCGATCGACTCGTGCGGCCAAGACGAGCTTGGCTGCCACGATTCTCATCGCTTGCTTCTTCAAGTCGTTGGGAATACCCCGGATAATCTCAGAGTTGTAGAGGTAGCCTTGCTGACGGATGCCGATGTTGGTTGCTAGGCCGGCCTGTCGTTTCTTGGAGCCCCAGGAAGGAATATTGCATGCTGGTGTCTTGGACAAACCTGTCAGACCTCCAGCAGCATTAAGGAGTTGTGCAGCCGTGAGTGAGCCGATGAGGATCGTCAAGTTGGGTGCGAAAATGTTCATTCGTGATTGCACGTATTCTGTGAGAGTCTGCTTCGCTCTGTGAAGGGCAATCATCATTTCGCAGGCCTGTCGTACTCGTTGTAGCTCCTCGGCCACCATTTCATGTCCTTTCGAGGTGGTGGCTTCCACCGTAACAATCATGAGTGAGGGTCCGTCGAGGACAGCCTTTAGTCCGACGCCAAGAGGGTTGTCTGTCGAAGTCTGAAGCACTTTGATATTCTCAGAGTCCATGGGACCGTTTCCAATGATGGCCACCACCTTGGCATATTCCAACGGGGTCGTAACGAGGCGTTCTAGTTCGGGAAAACGAGTCGAGTAATGATCGCGAATGAACTTGTGCACAAGCGCGACTTCGCCGTCTATCATGGTCGATAGGCTGTTGGACTGCGTCAACAGGTGGTACTCGGGGTGGTCTTCAATGTTGCCAACGCTGGTTTGCTGCGCCGTCGGTTGCGACTGGTAATATGTGATTTTCTGTAGGAGTCGAGCCAACACGTCAGGGCTAATTGCTCATCTCGAAAACGATGTAAACAAGCCATCCGAAGAGGTTTTGGGGCAATGGGGAGGGATCTACTAACCTCGAGGATAGGTTCCAGCGTCTGCATCAGACTGGCCACGCTGCGGACGTCTTTGACGGCACCCagctgcatcttctcgacCTTTGCCTTGGttgcttctgcatcttccatGTCGTTCAATGCACCtgcgccttcatcttctgaGCCTTCGTCattgtcgtcgtcatcgtccacatccatggcatcgcGATCGCCATTCGCTGCTTTCTCCGGCTTTTCTGTGAGTACGAGACCTTCGTTGTCCAGCTCATCTGCCTCGTCTCCTGAGCTTCCAAAATCGTTGAGCAGGTCGTCGGCGACTGTCGACATGGTGGCGGCTGGCTGGCGGACAAGTCTTTCTCTCTAGTCACGGCTGTGTCTTGTGAAATAGAAAAGAGGAAGGGAGAATGATTGTTTCGATCGGGTGATGTGCAACTTGCAGGATTACAAATTGCTTTGTtaggcttctttttttctgttttgaATGAAGCTGCGAGGCTGAGAAACAACGGAGGCAGCAGTAGGCAAAGTCGGGTGGTCCGTGCGCCATCACACCAAATCAATCGCTTATCGCTGCGATAAGGCGCCGCTAAGTACTTTGTACCCACTCCAAGCACGTCTGTCTGTTCTGCCTCTCCCAAATTTCAAAGCCTCGTCAGTTGCTTGGGGCTCTGTGGGCAATCTCTGGCTGCCGCAAGAGCTCGTTTCAGCTAATCGAGGCGAATCACAGATTTGATTTCTACGCAATCGTCTTTATCAACCGTCGCACAAGCTATCCGGCACAATGGAGTCGTCGCGTGGCCCCCCCAAGGTCAAAAACAAGGCCGCTGCGCCCATCCAGATCAGTGCcgagcagctgcttcgtGAGGCCGTCGACCGACAGGAGGTTCAGATCCAGGCGCCAACTCAGCGATTCGCCGATCTCGAAGAACTTCACGAGTACCAGGGCCGGAAGCGAAAGGAGTTTGAGGACTATGTCAGGCGAAATCGCGTCAAGCTCAGCAACTGGCTGCAGTACGCGCAgtgggagctggagcagaaAGAGTTTGCCCGCGCTCGATCCGTCTTCGAGCGTTGTCTCGATGTCCATCCCAATGATGTCCAGGTGTGGACGCGATATatcgaggccgagatgaagTCGAGAAACATCAACCATGCCCGAAATCTGCTGGACCGCGCAGTCACGCGGCTGCCCCGAGTCGACAAGATGTGGTACAAATACGTTTacatggaggagatgctgggcAACATCCCCGGAACGCGACAGGTCTTTGATAGGTGGATGCAATGGCGACCAAATGAGGCGGCATGGAGTGCGTATATCAAACTGGAAAAGCGATATGGCGAGTTTGACCGGGCACGCGAGATCTTCCAGACCTTTACCATGGTCCACCCTGAGCCCCGAAACTGGATCAAATGGGCCAAGTTTGAGGAAGAGTACGGAACGAGCGATCTGGTTCGTGAGGTTTTTGGAACGGCGGTTGAGACTCTGGGCGAT harbors:
- a CDS encoding snoRNA binding domain, fibrillarin domain-containing protein yields the protein MSTVADDLLNDFGSSGDEADELDNEGLVLTEKPEKAANGDRDAMDVDDDDDNDEGSEDEGAGALNDMEDAEATKAKVEKMQLGAVKDVRSVASLMQTLEPILEKITYYQSQPTAQQTSVGNIEDHPEYHLLTQSNSLSTMIDGEVALVHKFIRDHYSTRFPELERLVTTPLEYAKVVAIIGNDNPLGVGLKAVLDGPSLMIVTVEATTSKGHEMVAEELQRVRQACEMMIALHRAKQTLTEYVQSRMNIFAPNLTILIGSLTAAQLLNAAGGLTGLSKTPACNIPSWGSKKRQAGLATNIGIRQQGYLYNSEIIRGIPNDLKKQAMRIVAAKLVLAARVDRIHSSADGSTGEQLKSACLERLEKLTEPPPNKGQRALPVPDDKPARKRGGRRARKAKEALAMTELRKAQNRMAFGKEEKEVGYGTGEGTVGMGMIGQSNDGRIRGMQVDQRTRAKLGVKNKGWGGASTLGGGTASSIGGFGMAPGMDLRGKGLRTSGVGSTVGSATGTQSSLAFTPVQGLELVDPKVRAELSRKRKAEEDKWFKGGSFTQVGNGGGGGFKVPDLPASKRVDTGASKMGPPPVPNRK